The Tamandua tetradactyla isolate mTamTet1 chromosome 5, mTamTet1.pri, whole genome shotgun sequence genome window below encodes:
- the LOC143683038 gene encoding olfactory receptor 13A1-like, translated as MPGQLGKTNQTLVTTFMLQGFSEHPQLRLPLLGCFFVLYTMALVGNTLIITVVTCSSGLHSPMYFFLVNLAMMDIMCTSTVLPKVLVGLAWGENTISFEGCMAQLFFLVWSGSSELLLLTVMAFDRYVAICQPLHYGSLMSLQLCLVLAMSVWVICALNSSINTALLAQLSFCGPNVITHFFCEIPPLLLLSCSSTHLSSIMTVLSDAFYGGINFLLTLVSYGYIIASILRIRSAEGKRRAFSTCSSHLIVVSVYYSAVFCAYISPVASYSPERSKLTGVLYTAMSPTLNPLIYTLRNKEFKTALGKLLPICRP; from the coding sequence ATGCCTGGACAACTGGGGAAGACCAACCAGACACTAGTGACAACGTTCatgctgcagggcttctcagagcACCCACAACTGCGGCTGCCACTGCTCGGCTGCTTCTTTGTCCTCTATACCATGGCCCTTGTGGGAAACACTCTGATCATCACTGTTGTCACCTGCAGCTCTGGTCTCCACAGccccatgtactttttcttgGTCAACCTGGCCATGATGGACATCATGTGCACTTCCACTGTGCTGCCCAAGGTGCTGGTAGGCCTGGCCTGGGGGGAAAACACCATCTCCTTTGAGGGTTGCATGGCCCAGCTCTTCTTCCTTGTCTGGTCTGGATCTTCTGAGCTACTGCTGCTCACAGTCATGGCCTTTGACCGTTACGTGGCCATTTGCCAGCCGCTGCATTATGGGAGCCTGATGAGCCTCCAGCTCTGTCTGGTGCTGGCCATGTCAGTCTGGGTCATCTGTGCCCTGAACTCCTCCATCAACACTGCTCTGTTAGCACAGCTGTCCTTCTGTGGCCCCAATGTAATCACTCACTTTTTCTGTGAGATTCCCCCACTGTTGCTGCTCTCCTGCAGTTCCACCCATTTGAGCAGCATCATGACTGTCTTGTCTGATGCTTTCTATGGAGGCATCAACTTCCTGCTCACCCTCGTGTCCTATGGCTACATCATTGCCAGCATCCTACGCATCCGCTCAGccgaggggaagaggagggccttctccacctgctcctctCACCTCATCGTGGTCTCTGTCTACTACTCAGCTGTGTTCTGTGCCTACATAAGCCCTGTTGCCAGCTACAGCCCTGAGAGAAGCAAACTGACTGGAGTGCTGTACACAGCTATGAGCCCCACCCTAAACCCACTCATCTACACACTGAGGAACAAGGAGTTCAAGACAGCCCTAGGGAAACTCCTGCCCATCTGTAGACCTTAA
- the LOC143682334 gene encoding olfactory receptor 13A1-like: protein MSLSCNQTLVTEFVLQGFSEHPQLWLPLFSCFFFLYSMALAGNTLIITVIKCSSGLHSPMYFFLFNLATMDIICTSSVLPKVLAGLASEDNTISFQGCMAQLFFLVWSASSELLLLTVMAYDRYVAICRPLHYGTLMSLRLCLALAVAVWVICALNSSVHTGLMAQLSFCGPNVITHFFCEIPPLLLLSCSPTHVNSIMTIFADAFYGGINFLLTLVSYGYIIASILRIRSAEGKRRAFSTCSSHLIVVSVYYSAVFCAYISPVVSYSSERSKLAGVLYTAMSPTLNPLIYTLRNKEVKAALGKLFPICRN, encoded by the exons atgtccctttct TGCAACCAGACACTGGTGACAGAGTTCGTGCTTCAGGGGTTCTCAGAACACCCACAACTGTGGCTGCCCCTGTTCAGCTGCTTCTTCTTCCTCTACTCCATGGCCCTTGCAGGAAACACTCTGATCATCACTGTCATCAAATGCAGCTCTGGCCTCCACagccccatgtactttttcctgttcAACCTGGCCACCATGGACATCATCTGCACCTCCTCTGTGCTGCCCAAGGTGCTGGCAGGCCTAGCCTCAGAGGACAATACCATCTCCTTCCAGGGCTGCATGGCCCAGCTCTTCTTCCTTGTCTGGTCTGCATCTTCTGAGCTGCTGCTGCTCACAGTCATGGCCTATGACcgttatgtggccatctgccGGCCACTGCATTATGGGACCCTGATGAGTCTGCGGCTCTGCCTGGCACTGGCTGTGGCAGTCTGGGTCATCTGTGCCCTGAACTCCTCAGTCCACACTGGTCTGATGGCACAGCTGTCCTTCTGTGGCCCCAATGTAATTACTCACTTCTTCTGTGAGATCCCTCCACTGTTGCTGCTCTCCTGCAGTCCCACACATGTGAACAGCATCATGACCATCTTCGCTGATGCCTTCTATGGAGGCATCAACTTCCTGCTCACCCTTGTGTCCTATGGCTACATCATTGCCAGCATCCTACGCATCCGCTCAGccgaggggaagaggagggccttctccacctgctcctcccatCTCATCGTAGTCTCCGTCTACTACTCAGCTGTATTCTGTGCCTACATCAGCCCAGTTGTCAGCTACAGTTCTGAGAGAAGCAAACTGGCCGGAGTGCTGTACACAGCTATGAGCCCCACCCTAAACCCACTCATTTACACACTGAGGAACAAGGAGGTCAAGGCAGCCCTAGGGAAACTTTTCCCCATTTGTAGAAATTAA